The following proteins come from a genomic window of Pararhodobacter sp.:
- a CDS encoding peptidylprolyl isomerase yields the protein MTLLAAGLPTSRALAQSPFAAALYVNDSAITNYEITQKMKFLEFIGVTSADPRQLAIERLIEDRLQLQEGTRLGGRVTPDQLDSGLQEFAARAELTAEEMFERMDQAGIDRETFVSFIRSGIMWRELIRALYSPQVNITESMIDQALSVEGVQPVTEVLMSEIFLPTDPQYAEAVQRIVPQIQRIRSETEFANAARQVSAAPTATAGGRIDRWVNVAAMPAPVARAMENAGIGAVVGPIEVPGALAFFQLRARRNSRSVPDSAIELAYHRTGLPGGRSGENTALVEQFQAQIDSCVDYPATLLRAVPQLTDADVAEITRPQADVDANTRAELERLNPGQISANLVENNQLVVLMLCRRSVSNESVPSRETVRMALLNRALEGHSMLYLQRLRADAEIRYP from the coding sequence GCCGACCTCGCGCGCCCTTGCGCAGTCGCCATTCGCCGCAGCCTTGTACGTCAATGATTCCGCGATCACGAATTACGAGATCACGCAGAAAATGAAATTTCTGGAGTTTATCGGCGTAACCAGCGCCGACCCGAGGCAACTGGCCATCGAGCGTCTGATTGAAGACCGCCTGCAACTCCAGGAAGGGACTCGTTTGGGCGGTCGCGTGACACCAGACCAGCTCGACAGCGGATTGCAAGAATTTGCGGCGCGCGCCGAACTGACCGCCGAGGAAATGTTTGAGCGCATGGATCAAGCCGGGATCGACAGAGAGACGTTTGTCTCGTTCATTCGATCCGGCATCATGTGGCGCGAGCTGATCCGGGCACTATACAGTCCTCAGGTGAATATTACCGAGTCGATGATTGATCAGGCCCTGTCCGTCGAAGGTGTGCAGCCTGTGACCGAAGTTCTCATGTCCGAGATATTCTTGCCCACAGACCCGCAGTATGCCGAAGCGGTTCAGCGTATTGTTCCACAGATTCAGCGCATACGCTCGGAAACCGAGTTCGCGAATGCCGCACGGCAGGTTTCAGCCGCACCGACCGCCACCGCCGGTGGTCGCATTGATCGGTGGGTCAACGTCGCGGCGATGCCCGCGCCGGTTGCCCGCGCAATGGAAAACGCCGGTATCGGCGCCGTGGTTGGCCCGATCGAAGTGCCCGGCGCCTTGGCTTTCTTTCAATTGCGGGCACGGCGCAATTCACGTTCAGTTCCGGACTCGGCAATCGAGTTGGCCTATCACCGGACCGGGTTGCCCGGCGGCCGCAGTGGTGAAAACACAGCGCTGGTTGAGCAGTTTCAGGCACAAATCGACTCGTGTGTTGATTATCCGGCGACCTTGCTGCGCGCGGTCCCGCAACTCACGGATGCCGATGTTGCCGAGATCACGCGCCCACAGGCCGATGTTGATGCGAACACGCGCGCCGAGTTGGAGCGTTTGAATCCGGGCCAGATCTCGGCGAATCTGGTGGAGAACAATCAACTTGTGGTCCTGATGTTGTGTCGCCGCTCCGTCTCGAATGAGAGCGTGCCGTCGCGCGAGACTGTGCGCATGGCGCTGTTGAATCGCGCGTTGGAAGGCCACTCCATGCTGTATCTTCAGCGCTTGCGTGCTGATGCCGAAATCCGTTACCCCTGA
- the pdxA gene encoding 4-hydroxythreonine-4-phosphate dehydrogenase PdxA, with product MPKSVTPEMSGPRAPLVVTCGDPAGIGPELAATIARSDTPAPFVWIGDPRHLPPGTAWQAVSTPAQGASVPSGTLAVLEQRFAARAIPGKPTPENAAGTIAAIETAVRLVQSGEAGAIVTAPINKKALKDGAGFAFPGHTEFLAHLAGGCEVVMMLACDALRVVPVTIHIPLSEVPKALTPDLLRMTIEITHAALIRDFGIADPRIAVAGLNPHAGEGGAMGTEENDFIRPIVRGYNDRPMAIFGPLPADTMFHPAARARYDVAICMYHDQALIPIKTIDFANGVNVTLGLPFVRTSPDHGTAYDIAGRGIADPSSMRAAMAMAWDMVQRRG from the coding sequence ATGCCGAAATCCGTTACCCCTGAAATGTCGGGGCCGCGTGCACCGTTGGTTGTGACCTGCGGCGACCCCGCAGGGATCGGGCCGGAACTTGCGGCGACCATTGCGCGATCTGACACACCCGCACCATTCGTCTGGATTGGCGACCCGCGGCATTTGCCGCCGGGTACGGCATGGCAAGCGGTCAGCACCCCGGCACAAGGGGCGTCGGTTCCCAGCGGAACTCTGGCGGTCCTCGAACAACGGTTTGCGGCGCGCGCAATCCCTGGAAAGCCAACCCCAGAGAATGCCGCCGGCACCATCGCCGCGATCGAAACTGCCGTGCGTCTCGTGCAATCGGGCGAAGCCGGTGCGATCGTCACGGCGCCGATCAACAAGAAAGCGCTCAAGGACGGCGCCGGCTTTGCCTTTCCCGGCCATACCGAATTTCTTGCGCATCTGGCGGGCGGGTGCGAGGTGGTGATGATGCTCGCCTGTGACGCGCTGCGCGTCGTGCCTGTGACGATCCACATTCCCTTGTCCGAAGTCCCCAAGGCCTTGACCCCTGACCTGCTGCGCATGACGATCGAGATCACCCATGCCGCCCTGATCCGCGATTTTGGCATTGCCGATCCGCGCATCGCCGTCGCCGGTCTGAACCCCCACGCGGGTGAGGGTGGTGCAATGGGAACCGAGGAAAACGACTTCATCCGTCCCATCGTGCGCGGCTATAATGATCGCCCAATGGCGATCTTCGGCCCCCTGCCCGCCGACACCATGTTCCACCCCGCAGCCCGCGCGCGCTATGACGTGGCGATCTGCATGTATCACGACCAGGCCCTGATCCCGATCAAGACGATTGATTTTGCGAATGGCGTCAATGTCACGCTGGGTCTGCCCTTCGTGCGCACCTCGCCCGATCACGGCACCGCCTATGATATCGCCGGACGCGGGATCGCCGACCCCTCGTCGATGCGGGCGGCAATGGCGATGGCGTGGGATATGGTGCAACGCCGGGGCTAA